A genomic segment from Chloroflexota bacterium encodes:
- a CDS encoding DUF402 domain-containing protein, with product MRLDCRADVPHVAACKEFSIGETDAHPGLRPGQQVTVRKLPWNSDTPKWECRAQVHEVTAEEFSVSVPAGTTFRMADGSSWSGRDDSLDRYRRGAWRQVMELPTPGRHWYVNVIRPVEISDGVVTWRDLIVDVEAYPDGAYHIADIPELVHARPALPAADFERVRQEIAAIVDDIRAASPPFRRVASDTLYGSEESRFWLIPGAGDGLAVIGDVDGAGRSSVERMLDRLDPVSVHAASANPLMVLPESAPPRDGVLIAGAPDELDRLVPHARAALGIYGGRTLVTLALALEDEADPLAEFHAALDESEQTLTMQLDKALRRLGIPSRGIVTVPRFVAASWF from the coding sequence TTGCGCCTAGACTGCCGGGCGGATGTGCCGCACGTCGCCGCATGCAAGGAGTTCTCGATCGGCGAGACAGACGCCCATCCCGGCCTTCGGCCGGGACAGCAAGTCACCGTGCGCAAGCTGCCGTGGAATTCGGACACGCCCAAGTGGGAGTGCCGGGCGCAGGTGCACGAGGTGACGGCGGAGGAATTCAGTGTTTCGGTTCCCGCCGGCACGACGTTCCGGATGGCCGACGGCTCCTCGTGGTCCGGCCGGGACGACAGCCTGGACCGCTACCGGCGCGGCGCGTGGCGCCAGGTGATGGAGCTGCCGACGCCGGGCCGGCACTGGTACGTGAACGTCATTCGACCGGTCGAGATCAGCGACGGCGTCGTGACCTGGCGCGACTTGATCGTGGACGTCGAAGCGTATCCCGACGGCGCCTATCACATCGCGGACATTCCGGAGCTGGTGCACGCTCGACCGGCGCTGCCTGCCGCGGACTTCGAGCGCGTACGGCAGGAGATCGCCGCAATCGTGGACGACATCAGGGCCGCGAGTCCGCCGTTCCGCCGGGTCGCCTCAGATACGCTTTACGGCTCGGAGGAGTCGCGCTTTTGGCTGATTCCCGGCGCGGGCGATGGGCTGGCGGTGATCGGCGACGTCGACGGCGCGGGACGCTCGTCGGTCGAGCGCATGCTGGATCGCCTGGACCCGGTCTCGGTGCACGCAGCATCCGCGAATCCCCTGATGGTGCTGCCGGAGAGCGCGCCGCCGCGGGATGGCGTGCTCATCGCCGGAGCGCCGGACGAGCTTGACCGGCTGGTGCCGCACGCGCGCGCCGCCCTGGGCATCTATGGGGGTCGCACGCTGGTGACGCTGGCGCTGGCCCTGGAAGACGAGGCGGATCCGCTGGCCGAGTTCCACGCGGCGTTGGATGAGTCCGAGCAGACGCTGACCATGCAACTGGACAAGGCACTGCGACGGTTGGGCATTCCCTCGCGCGGCATCGTCACCGTGCCGCGATTCGTCGCGGCGTCGTGGTTCTAG
- a CDS encoding ABC-F family ATP-binding cassette domain-containing protein, translated as MLSITNFSYAWGPQEVLRGASLFVGRGEKVGLAGVNGAGKSTLLHVAAGTLPPDAGGVARPRRIGHLPQEPELSDALSPDATLIDVVISSGPTAPLAGRLAQAERALAGAAGPDLDAAVETYSRVEEEFRDSGGYAAHATAATVLNGLGLPAGLAGRAVRTLSAGQRTRLEMARVLASGADLLLLDEPTNHLDVDATRWLMDFLARTEAAVLIVSHDLRLLDHAISRVYELDGRSRRLTEFKGGYSDYLAWSEARRATLETTHARQQREIKRFEATTDRLRAHAFKSEKLARRVKVMDRRLDRMREQVVELPLKPGEIGMRVGQAPRSGRLVLDVRDVAHAYGTVPVLHQVRFSLERGQRLAVIGRNGAGKSTLLNILAGKLQARQGTVTHGHNVDAAHFAHTLDTALAARSAYDAIRPLTSPTESGVRGFLATLLFNEDHIFRPLHTLSAGERARLAIARLMLQRRNLLLLDEPNSNLDQTTQAWLVEALRSYAAALVVVSHDVGFVAGLEPDLVLLMPEERLEAFHERHLRRVDLV; from the coding sequence ATGTTGAGCATCACCAACTTTTCATACGCCTGGGGCCCCCAGGAGGTCCTGCGCGGCGCGTCGCTGTTCGTCGGGCGCGGTGAGAAGGTGGGACTGGCCGGAGTGAACGGCGCCGGCAAGTCCACGCTGCTGCACGTCGCCGCCGGGACCCTGCCCCCCGACGCCGGAGGGGTGGCTCGCCCGCGACGCATCGGCCATCTGCCGCAGGAGCCGGAGCTCTCCGACGCGCTGTCGCCCGACGCAACACTCATCGACGTCGTGATATCCAGTGGTCCCACGGCACCATTGGCCGGCCGGCTGGCCCAGGCCGAGCGAGCGCTCGCCGGCGCGGCCGGTCCCGATCTTGACGCCGCCGTGGAGACCTACAGCCGCGTCGAAGAGGAATTCCGCGATTCCGGCGGCTACGCGGCACATGCCACCGCGGCCACCGTGCTCAACGGTCTTGGGCTGCCGGCGGGCCTGGCGGGCCGAGCCGTGCGCACCCTGTCTGCCGGGCAACGCACCCGGCTGGAGATGGCGCGCGTGCTGGCCAGCGGCGCCGACCTGTTGCTGCTTGACGAGCCGACCAACCACCTCGATGTTGACGCCACGCGCTGGCTCATGGACTTTCTGGCTCGGACCGAAGCGGCAGTGCTGATCGTGTCCCACGACCTGCGCCTGCTTGACCACGCCATATCGCGCGTCTACGAGCTCGATGGCCGGTCGCGCAGACTCACGGAGTTCAAGGGCGGCTACTCCGACTACCTGGCCTGGAGCGAGGCGCGCCGGGCCACGCTAGAGACGACCCACGCGCGGCAGCAGCGCGAGATCAAGCGCTTCGAAGCTACCACCGACCGGCTGCGCGCCCATGCCTTCAAGAGCGAAAAGCTCGCCCGCCGCGTCAAGGTCATGGACCGCCGGCTCGATCGCATGCGCGAGCAGGTGGTCGAGCTGCCCCTCAAGCCGGGCGAGATCGGCATGCGCGTCGGGCAGGCGCCGCGGTCGGGACGCCTAGTGCTGGACGTGCGCGACGTCGCCCATGCGTACGGGACCGTGCCGGTCCTGCACCAGGTTCGCTTCTCCCTGGAGCGTGGCCAGCGGCTGGCGGTCATTGGCCGCAACGGCGCCGGCAAGTCCACCCTGCTCAACATCCTGGCCGGCAAGCTGCAGGCCCGGCAGGGCACCGTGACGCACGGGCACAACGTCGACGCGGCTCACTTCGCGCACACCCTCGATACGGCGCTGGCGGCGCGATCCGCCTACGACGCCATTCGACCGCTCACCAGCCCCACCGAGAGCGGCGTTCGGGGCTTTCTCGCCACCCTACTGTTCAATGAGGACCACATCTTTCGACCGCTGCACACGCTCTCTGCCGGCGAGCGGGCGCGCCTCGCCATCGCCCGGCTCATGCTCCAGCGGCGCAACCTCCTATTGCTCGACGAGCCCAACAGCAACCTCGACCAAACCACGCAGGCTTGGCTTGTGGAAGCGCTGCGCAGCTACGCGGCGGCGCTGGTGGTGGTCTCCCATGACGTTGGCTTCGTGGCCGGCCTTGAGCCCGACCTGGTGCTGCTTATGCCCGAGGAGCGCCTGGAAGCCTTCCACGAACGTCACCTGCGCCGCGTGGATCTCGTGTAG
- a CDS encoding HIT family protein, which yields MTYAPPGYDCPFCRIARGVFGGPVRGGAEADVLRTPDVTAFVGSHWWPRNEGSVIVIPNAHYESIFDLPAEAAARIHAVAQRVAVAMTRVYRCEGVSTRQHNGPGGGQEVWHYHLHVLPRWPNDQLYERTAERFRAPPDERARRAAMLRAALDSDRG from the coding sequence TTGACCTACGCGCCACCGGGCTACGACTGCCCGTTCTGCCGCATCGCCCGCGGGGTGTTTGGCGGCCCGGTGCGCGGCGGCGCGGAAGCCGACGTGCTGCGGACGCCAGACGTGACGGCGTTTGTCGGCTCCCACTGGTGGCCGCGAAACGAGGGGTCGGTGATCGTGATCCCCAACGCCCACTACGAGTCGATATTCGACCTGCCCGCCGAGGCCGCGGCGCGGATTCACGCGGTGGCGCAGCGCGTCGCCGTGGCCATGACCCGCGTCTATCGTTGCGAAGGCGTCTCCACGCGTCAGCACAACGGCCCCGGGGGCGGCCAGGAGGTCTGGCACTACCACCTCCACGTGTTGCCGCGGTGGCCCAACGACCAGCTCTACGAGCGCACGGCGGAACGCTTCAGGGCGCCGCCGGACGAACGGGCGCGGCGGGCCGCCATGCTGCGGGCCGCGCTCGACTCCGACCGCGGCTGA
- a CDS encoding SRPBCC family protein gives MQEIARIQIDASPDNVFALLADTDRRGEWQQGVETFDYASEFDPDNAVGATFTQRIREGWRVTEYQGEITTYDPGACWGSRTTGGSYSMVVEYRLAPVDGGTTVTTVVDVGSDSWFVRLMGFLFGWLTRSLGRKHLRALKELVEAS, from the coding sequence ATGCAAGAAATCGCCCGCATCCAGATCGACGCCTCCCCGGACAACGTGTTTGCGCTGCTGGCCGACACCGACCGCCGCGGCGAGTGGCAGCAAGGCGTCGAGACGTTCGACTACGCGTCCGAGTTCGACCCCGACAACGCGGTGGGCGCGACATTCACCCAGCGCATCCGCGAAGGCTGGCGCGTGACGGAGTACCAGGGTGAGATCACGACCTACGATCCGGGTGCGTGCTGGGGCTCGCGCACGACTGGCGGCTCCTACTCGATGGTCGTGGAATACCGGCTCGCGCCGGTGGACGGCGGCACGACGGTGACCACCGTCGTGGACGTGGGGTCGGACTCGTGGTTCGTGCGCCTCATGGGATTCCTGTTCGGCTGGCTCACACGCTCGCTGGGCCGCAAGCACCTGCGCGCGCTCAAGGAGCTGGTCGAAGCGTCCTGA
- a CDS encoding mandelate racemase/muconate lactonizing enzyme family protein: MRVTSVEPLQCDAGWTAWTFVKITTDAGITGYGECTDWRGAHALAGGIRDLAPLVVGRDPGAIRAVVRDLSRHTQQNLGGLLTKSIAGIELALWDIQGKALGVPVHRLLGGPTRDRVRLYWSHFGSYRARSPEILGTPPLRTWDDVAELGREAVRRGFTALKTNIFTPGEPANFWTRGDANLDHATLDTAVQLIGTLREAVGPRVDICLDLNFRFRPEACIKLVRALEPFDLRWIEIDMYDPAALRDIRDAAPMPLASLESLNTVRDFLPFLEGHAVDVAVIDVPWNGLAQSVEIATLAATYEINVAPHNYYSHLATFIAAQWSACVSNLAMMEVDVDSAPWRDDIVTALPEIADGHMRIPTAPGWGTDLDEVAIAEHPWPRSG, translated from the coding sequence ATGAGAGTCACGTCGGTCGAGCCGCTGCAATGCGACGCGGGCTGGACGGCCTGGACCTTCGTCAAGATCACCACCGACGCGGGCATCACCGGATACGGCGAGTGCACCGACTGGCGCGGGGCGCACGCGCTGGCCGGCGGCATCCGCGACCTGGCCCCGCTGGTGGTCGGGCGCGATCCGGGCGCCATTCGCGCCGTCGTGCGCGACCTCAGCCGCCACACGCAGCAGAACCTGGGCGGGCTGCTGACCAAGAGCATCGCGGGCATCGAGCTGGCGCTGTGGGACATCCAGGGCAAGGCGCTCGGCGTGCCGGTGCACCGGCTGCTGGGCGGTCCCACGCGCGATCGCGTGCGGCTCTATTGGTCGCACTTCGGCAGCTACCGCGCCCGCAGCCCGGAGATTCTCGGCACCCCGCCGCTGCGGACCTGGGACGATGTCGCCGAGCTGGGCCGCGAGGCCGTGCGCCGGGGCTTTACGGCGCTCAAGACCAACATCTTCACGCCGGGTGAACCGGCGAACTTCTGGACGCGGGGGGACGCCAACCTCGACCACGCGACGCTGGACACAGCGGTGCAGCTGATCGGCACGCTGCGCGAGGCCGTGGGGCCGCGCGTCGACATTTGCCTCGATCTGAACTTTCGCTTCCGCCCGGAGGCCTGCATCAAGCTCGTGCGGGCGCTGGAGCCGTTCGACCTGCGCTGGATCGAAATCGACATGTACGACCCGGCCGCGCTGCGGGACATCCGCGACGCCGCGCCCATGCCGCTGGCTTCGCTCGAAAGCCTCAACACCGTGCGCGACTTCCTGCCGTTCCTGGAGGGGCACGCCGTGGACGTGGCGGTGATCGACGTGCCGTGGAACGGCCTGGCCCAGTCGGTGGAGATCGCCACGCTGGCCGCGACCTACGAGATCAACGTCGCCCCGCACAACTACTACAGCCACTTGGCCACGTTCATCGCGGCGCAGTGGAGCGCCTGCGTGTCCAACCTGGCCATGATGGAGGTCGACGTGGACTCGGCGCCTTGGCGCGACGATATCGTGACCGCGTTGCCCGAGATCGCCGATGGCCACATGCGCATTCCCACCGCGCCGGGCTGGGGCACGGACCTCGATGAGGTGGCAATCGCCGAGCATCCCTGGCCGCGGTCCGGGTAG
- the radC gene encoding DNA repair protein RadC, which yields MAAAPDGRRPGYSVRIRDMAASSRPRERLAEDGAQALSEAELLAIILRVGSDRGSAVELAQKLLAEGGLAGLEAATMDELCAYHGVGRAKAVQIKAALELGRRLQIEPVDSRPEIRSPADAAEFLAPRMAALPRETFQVVLLDGRHRVMDLSKIAEGRVNTVGASMADVFRDAVRRECPAVILAHNHPSGDPSPSDDDAKLTRTAAEAGKLLGVEVLDHLVIARGPTNPPKFVSLREHGIEW from the coding sequence ATGGCCGCCGCGCCCGACGGACGACGACCGGGCTATAGCGTTCGCATTCGCGACATGGCGGCCTCGAGCCGTCCGCGGGAGCGGCTCGCCGAAGACGGCGCGCAGGCGCTGAGCGAGGCCGAGCTGCTGGCCATCATCCTGCGCGTCGGGTCTGATCGCGGCAGCGCCGTCGAGCTGGCCCAAAAGCTGCTGGCCGAGGGCGGGCTGGCGGGGCTGGAGGCGGCGACCATGGACGAGCTCTGCGCCTATCACGGCGTCGGCCGCGCCAAGGCGGTGCAGATCAAGGCGGCGCTGGAACTTGGGCGCCGCCTGCAGATCGAGCCGGTGGATTCGCGCCCCGAGATTCGCAGCCCGGCCGATGCCGCGGAATTCCTGGCGCCCCGCATGGCGGCCTTGCCGCGTGAGACGTTTCAAGTGGTGCTGCTCGATGGTCGACATCGCGTGATGGACCTATCAAAGATTGCCGAAGGCCGGGTCAACACCGTGGGCGCAAGCATGGCGGATGTCTTTCGCGACGCCGTGCGGCGGGAATGCCCCGCGGTGATCCTGGCCCACAACCATCCGTCGGGCGATCCCTCACCCTCCGACGACGACGCCAAGCTGACGCGCACGGCCGCCGAGGCGGGCAAGCTCCTCGGCGTCGAGGTGCTCGACCACCTGGTGATTGCCCGCGGTCCGACCAATCCGCCCAAATTCGTGAGCCTGCGCGAGCACGGAATCGAGTGGTAG
- a CDS encoding gamma carbonic anhydrase family protein translates to MEPLGRGITVALALAAAFAAAAWVAGAIWAHYDIGRRTQDLYVRMFATLMVLLLGPIGAVLYLILRPRETLDDAYLRALQEEVLLRDMGPSPAAESDPSLLAINGKAPTIGRGAFVAPGAKLIGDVRLGDGVSVWFNTVIRADIAPVIIGAGTNIQDGCVLHVDPGVPLRIGADVTVGHMAVLHACIIEDECLIGIQSTVLSGAHVRRHSIVGAAALVPENKEFPESSLLVGVPARPMRDVTAPEVQHLIIERAAEYRALAADERDAGHNTAAG, encoded by the coding sequence GTGGAGCCGCTCGGCCGCGGAATCACCGTGGCGCTGGCGCTGGCCGCCGCCTTTGCGGCGGCGGCGTGGGTGGCCGGCGCCATCTGGGCGCACTACGACATCGGGCGGCGCACCCAGGACCTCTACGTCCGCATGTTCGCCACCTTGATGGTGCTGCTGCTCGGCCCCATCGGCGCGGTGCTGTATCTGATCCTGCGGCCCCGCGAAACCCTTGACGATGCCTACCTGCGCGCGTTGCAGGAAGAGGTCCTGCTGCGGGACATGGGCCCGTCGCCTGCGGCGGAGTCCGACCCGAGCCTACTGGCGATCAATGGCAAGGCGCCCACCATCGGCCGCGGCGCCTTCGTGGCGCCCGGGGCCAAGCTCATAGGCGACGTGCGCCTCGGGGACGGCGTCAGCGTGTGGTTCAACACGGTGATCCGCGCCGACATTGCGCCGGTGATCATCGGCGCGGGCACGAACATCCAGGATGGCTGCGTGCTGCACGTGGACCCCGGCGTTCCACTGCGCATCGGGGCCGACGTCACCGTGGGACACATGGCCGTGCTGCACGCCTGCATCATCGAGGACGAGTGCCTCATCGGCATCCAGTCGACGGTGCTCAGCGGGGCGCACGTGCGCCGTCACTCGATCGTGGGCGCGGCCGCGCTCGTGCCGGAGAACAAAGAGTTTCCCGAATCGTCGTTGCTGGTCGGCGTGCCGGCGCGGCCGATGCGCGACGTCACCGCGCCGGAGGTCCAGCACCTGATCATCGAGCGGGCGGCGGAATACCGCGCGCTGGCGGCCGACGAGCGCGACGCCGGCCACAACACCGCGGCGGGCTGA
- the aroB gene encoding 3-dehydroquinate synthase: MDTMDHIQIERGASSRLARVLEREGLPPRAWVIADATVMRLHGDRIVAGLARDGVNVNAQAVPPGESSKSVEIASDLWIWLAEQGAERGDPIIALGGGVVGDLAGFVAAAYLRGVPLIQVPTTLLAQIDSSVGGKVAVDLAAGKNLVGAFYPARPSVIDTDLLATLPREQLVADYAEVIKTAMIFDADMFELIERSVDALHDPALLEELVTRCVRWKARIVDEDPHDRGPRAVLNYGHTIAHALETVCGYGAYRHGEAVAIGMRGAAAISVRAAVLTEANAERQDALLRRVGLPQTYASAAPDDLRQAMQRDKKVRGGRIQWVLAQRIGAASPGHHVDPTIVHDVLRELRAPAA, from the coding sequence ATGGACACCATGGACCACATCCAGATCGAGCGCGGCGCCAGCAGTCGGCTGGCGCGGGTGCTGGAGCGGGAGGGCTTGCCCCCGCGCGCGTGGGTGATTGCCGACGCCACCGTGATGCGGCTGCACGGCGACCGTATCGTGGCGGGCTTGGCCCGCGACGGCGTCAACGTCAACGCGCAGGCCGTTCCCCCCGGCGAATCCAGCAAGTCGGTCGAGATTGCATCCGATTTGTGGATCTGGCTGGCGGAGCAAGGCGCCGAGCGCGGCGACCCCATCATCGCCCTCGGCGGCGGCGTGGTTGGCGACCTTGCCGGATTCGTGGCCGCCGCCTACCTGCGCGGGGTGCCGTTGATCCAGGTGCCGACCACCCTGCTGGCCCAGATCGACAGCAGCGTCGGCGGCAAGGTGGCCGTTGATCTGGCGGCGGGCAAGAACCTCGTCGGCGCCTTCTACCCGGCACGGCCGAGCGTGATCGATACCGACCTGCTGGCCACCCTTCCCCGCGAGCAGCTGGTGGCGGACTACGCCGAAGTGATCAAGACCGCGATGATCTTCGACGCAGACATGTTCGAGCTGATCGAGCGGAGCGTCGATGCGCTGCACGACCCCGCCTTGCTCGAAGAGCTGGTGACACGCTGCGTGCGCTGGAAGGCGCGGATCGTGGACGAGGATCCGCACGACCGCGGCCCGCGCGCCGTGCTCAACTACGGGCACACCATCGCCCACGCGCTCGAAACCGTGTGCGGCTACGGCGCCTACCGGCACGGCGAGGCGGTGGCCATCGGCATGCGCGGGGCCGCGGCCATCAGTGTTCGCGCGGCTGTGCTGACCGAAGCCAACGCCGAGCGTCAAGACGCGCTGCTGCGCCGCGTCGGCCTGCCGCAAACGTATGCGAGTGCCGCGCCCGACGACCTGCGGCAGGCGATGCAGCGGGACAAGAAAGTGCGCGGGGGGCGCATCCAATGGGTGCTGGCCCAGCGCATCGGCGCGGCCAGCCCGGGGCATCACGTGGACCCCACGATCGTTCACGACGTGCTGCGCGAGCTTCGGGCCCCGGCCGCATGA
- a CDS encoding shikimate kinase produces the protein MSGRRPVDRLFLVGMSGAGKSSVARAAAARLGWSAWDSDAEIAARDGRSIPQIFAQDGEPAFRDLERDVVDALSARPCAVGALGGGAMADAPTRERLLARGLVAWLQVSPDVAAVRLEAGLAAEPRPMLGDDPRRRLADLIAAREAAYRQAHLHVATDDRSVAEIADTLAAEVRAANATGSA, from the coding sequence GTGAGCGGCCGCCGCCCCGTGGACCGACTGTTCCTCGTGGGCATGAGCGGCGCCGGCAAATCGTCGGTCGCCAGGGCCGCCGCGGCTCGACTCGGCTGGTCGGCCTGGGACAGCGACGCGGAAATCGCGGCGCGCGACGGCAGGTCGATTCCACAGATCTTCGCCCAGGACGGCGAGCCGGCGTTTCGCGACCTGGAACGGGACGTGGTGGATGCCTTGAGCGCGCGACCGTGCGCCGTCGGGGCGCTCGGCGGCGGCGCCATGGCCGATGCGCCGACCCGCGAGCGGCTGCTCGCGCGCGGTCTCGTCGCCTGGCTGCAGGTCAGCCCGGACGTGGCCGCCGTCCGTCTGGAAGCCGGGCTGGCGGCCGAGCCGCGGCCCATGCTCGGCGACGATCCACGCCGCCGCCTCGCCGACTTGATCGCGGCGCGCGAAGCCGCCTACCGACAGGCCCACCTGCATGTCGCGACCGACGACCGCTCGGTGGCCGAAATTGCCGACACGCTGGCCGCTGAGGTGCGCGCCGCAAACGCCACCGGCTCGGCCTGA
- the aroC gene encoding chorismate synthase: MGRLRFLTAGESHGPGLTVIVEGLPFGLALTADDINPDLARRQGGYGRGGRMQIERDQATIRSGVRHGRTLGSPVALLIENRDWANWQDKMAVEPIDGEIPPVTKPRPGHADLAGMVKYGTDDLRNILERSSARETTSRVAAGAVARRLLAAAGIEIRSRAARIGPVDDTPDLDPLQPESWPWDDVEASPVRAVTPERADAMIEAIDAAGAAGSTLGGVFEVVAWGLPIGLGSHVHWDRKLDGRLAQAILSINAVKGVEIGSAFDNTARRGHDVHDEIDRTQARGWTRLSNRAGGTEGGMTNGQPLIVRGALKPISTMRTPLQTVDVKTLERTQAHFERSDVCVVPAAGVIGEAMVALVLADALLEKFGGDNMEDIAAAVRAQRAASRAAPAAT, translated from the coding sequence ATGGGACGCCTTCGTTTTCTCACCGCCGGCGAGTCGCACGGCCCCGGACTGACCGTCATCGTCGAGGGGCTGCCGTTCGGACTCGCCCTCACCGCGGACGACATCAACCCCGATCTGGCGCGTCGGCAAGGCGGCTACGGTCGCGGCGGGCGCATGCAGATCGAGCGCGACCAGGCCACCATCCGCAGCGGCGTGCGCCACGGTCGCACCCTGGGCAGTCCGGTGGCCTTGCTCATCGAGAACCGCGACTGGGCCAACTGGCAGGACAAGATGGCGGTGGAGCCGATCGACGGAGAGATTCCGCCGGTCACCAAGCCCCGGCCTGGTCATGCGGATCTAGCGGGCATGGTCAAGTACGGCACCGACGACCTGCGCAACATCCTGGAGCGCTCCAGCGCGCGCGAAACCACCTCGCGGGTGGCCGCGGGCGCGGTCGCGCGTCGGCTGCTGGCCGCCGCCGGCATCGAGATCCGCAGCCGCGCGGCGCGCATCGGTCCCGTGGACGACACGCCCGATCTGGACCCCTTGCAGCCGGAATCCTGGCCCTGGGACGACGTCGAGGCCTCGCCGGTGCGGGCCGTCACGCCCGAGCGCGCCGACGCCATGATCGAAGCCATCGACGCCGCCGGTGCGGCCGGCTCGACTCTGGGCGGCGTGTTCGAGGTCGTCGCCTGGGGCCTGCCCATCGGTCTTGGCAGCCACGTGCACTGGGACCGCAAGCTCGATGGACGCCTGGCGCAAGCCATCCTGAGCATCAACGCCGTCAAGGGCGTGGAGATCGGGAGCGCGTTCGACAACACCGCGCGCCGGGGCCACGACGTGCACGACGAGATCGATCGCACGCAGGCGCGCGGCTGGACGCGCCTGAGCAATCGCGCCGGCGGCACCGAGGGCGGCATGACCAACGGGCAGCCGCTGATCGTGCGCGGCGCCCTGAAGCCCATCTCGACCATGCGCACCCCGCTGCAAACCGTCGACGTCAAGACCCTCGAGCGCACCCAGGCGCACTTCGAACGCTCGGACGTGTGCGTGGTGCCGGCGGCCGGCGTGATCGGCGAGGCCATGGTGGCGCTGGTGCTGGCCGACGCGCTGCTCGAGAAGTTCGGCGGCGACAACATGGAGGACATCGCGGCCGCGGTGCGCGCACAGCGGGCGGCCTCGCGGGCAGCGCCCGCGGCCACGTGA
- the aroE gene encoding shikimate dehydrogenase, which translates to MSPDLRFGVIGWPLGHTLSPAFQQAALDALGVPAVYRAVPTPPEDVEARVREARRGEWRGLNVTIPHKLRVAELVDRRTPAAERLAAVNTVDARDGKLIGDNTDMEGFARALTEHGGFDPAGARAVLLGAGGAGRAVAWALADLGVEHLTLANRRRERADALAAALAGQPLAVTSCGLADSALPREVRDAELLVNATSLGMVGGPDPMAAPLPLSWLHDGLFVCDIVYRPAETPLLAHARSIGCRVLGGLEMLVLQGAASLERWLGRPAPVDTMMDAARNALAASGA; encoded by the coding sequence ATGAGCCCCGACCTCCGCTTTGGCGTCATCGGCTGGCCGCTCGGACACACGCTGTCCCCGGCGTTTCAGCAGGCGGCGCTTGACGCCCTGGGCGTGCCCGCGGTCTATCGCGCCGTCCCGACGCCGCCGGAGGATGTCGAGGCGCGTGTGCGCGAGGCTCGCCGCGGCGAGTGGCGCGGGCTCAACGTGACGATTCCCCACAAGCTGCGCGTGGCCGAGCTGGTCGACCGGCGCACCCCCGCCGCCGAGCGTCTGGCGGCCGTGAACACGGTCGACGCCCGCGACGGCAAGCTCATCGGCGACAACACCGACATGGAAGGCTTCGCGCGCGCGCTCACCGAGCACGGCGGCTTCGACCCTGCCGGCGCACGCGCCGTGCTGTTGGGCGCGGGCGGGGCGGGCCGCGCCGTGGCCTGGGCGCTCGCCGACCTCGGAGTCGAGCATCTGACCCTGGCCAACCGGCGCCGCGAGCGCGCCGACGCGTTAGCTGCGGCCCTCGCCGGCCAGCCGCTGGCCGTCACCAGCTGCGGTCTTGCCGATTCGGCGCTGCCACGCGAGGTGCGCGACGCCGAATTGTTGGTGAATGCCACGAGCCTGGGAATGGTCGGCGGCCCGGATCCGATGGCCGCTCCACTGCCGCTGTCGTGGCTGCACGACGGGCTCTTCGTCTGCGACATCGTCTACCGCCCCGCGGAAACGCCCCTGCTGGCGCACGCGCGGTCCATCGGCTGTCGCGTGCTCGGCGGTCTGGAAATGCTGGTCCTGCAGGGCGCCGCCAGCCTCGAACGATGGCTGGGCCGGCCGGCGCCCGTGGACACTATGATGGACGCTGCCCGGAACGCGCTGGCCGCGTCAGGGGCCTAG